The Montipora capricornis isolate CH-2021 chromosome 3, ASM3666992v2, whole genome shotgun sequence genome window below encodes:
- the LOC138044177 gene encoding gamma-aminobutyric acid receptor subunit beta-2-like, translating to MSSFPRLTVTFLTLLSVVPHGLCEDDPDDMRSSMIEAYNLSRIINKSLTGYDRKVRPNAGGPPVIVKIEFKVISFGEIKEANMEYSMDIFMRQWWTDPRFKNNYSVPFNMAADPTKLFWTPDTYFWNVKDAKYHYVTRENMRVKISPDGEIYYSTRITLTAQCDMDLRLYPMDTQYCPLIIESYAYTTADVDYRWKGGNNQGIEIVTDEMAQFDLLDVKTRTKSQTNSKGSFASLAAVFHFRRRTESFISSIFVPAIVLVVLSWCCFFISPAAVPARVALSITTILTSILLKGNVNRDMPKVSYMKAVDYFLLTSFGFIFAALMEFIIVLNTDPEWPTWWKRRKKKQLLDDKKEIAMECEAQSQGSVDLIVQVMDEGVCRIRNNKGNIKLKPQTKQQSTTLPLDKPKTKVHWIDRVSRITFPALYVIFLISYTIYYGVLRDDHKEPMTEE from the exons ATGAGCTCATTTCCAAGATTAACTGTCACGTTCTTGACATTATTGAGCGTTGTTCCGCACGGATTGTGTGAGGA TGACCCCGATGATATGCGAAGCAGCATGATCGAGGCTTACAACCTTTCACGTATAATAAACAAGAGCTTAACTGGTTATGATCGGAAGGTCAGGCCAAACGCTGGCGGGCCCCCAGTTATCGTAAAAATTGAGTTCAAAGTCATATCATTTGGAGAGATTAAGGAAGCTAACATG GAATACTCCATGGACATATTTATGCGACAATGGTGGACCGATCCAAGGTTTAAAAACAACTACAGTGTGCCTTTTAACATGGCGGCCGATCCCACCAAACTGTTTTGGACGCCAGATACATATTTTTGGAATGTCAAGGACGCAAAATATCACTATGTTACCCGAGAGAATATGAGAGTCAAAATATCACCAGACGGGGAAATTTATTACAGTACAAG gataaCCCTGACAGCTCAATGTGACATGGACTTGCGTCTGTACCCAATGGATACACAATATTGTCCTCTTATCATAGAAAGCT ATGCATATACAACAGCCGATGTAGATTACCGTTGGAAAGGAGGCAATAATCAGGGAATCGAGATTGTTACAGATGAAATGGCGCAGTTTGATCTCCTGGACGTCAAAACTCGCACCAAATCGCAAACCAATAGTAAAG GGTCGTTTGCCAGTCTGGCCGCTGTGTTCCATTTTCGCCGACGCACCGAGAGCTTCATCTCTTCAATCTTTGTGCCTGCAATTGTTCTTGTTGTCCTATCGTGGTGTTGTTTCTTTATCTCGCCGGCTGCTGTACCTGCCAGAGTTGCTCTCAGCATTACCACCATCTTGACATCCATTCTGCTGAAAGGGAATGTCAACAGGGACATGCCAAAGGTCAGCTACATGAAGGCAGTGGATTACTTCCTGCTCACTTCATTCGGTTTCATATTTGCTGCCTTAATGGAATTTATAATTGTTCTCAACACTGACCCAGAATGGCCTACCTGGTGGAAGAGGAGAAAGAAGAAACAACTGCTGGATGACAAAAAGGAAATCGCCATGGAATGTGAG gcTCAAAGTCAGGGGAGTGTTGATCTTATCGTTCAAGTCATGGACGAGGGAGTTTGTAGAATtagaaataacaaaggaaacatTAAGCTGAAGCCTCAAACCAAGCAACAGTCCACCACACTTCCACTTGATAAACCCAAGACCAAAGTACATTGGATAGATCGAGTATCACGAATTACCTTCCCAGCTTTGTATGTTATCTTCCTTATCTCCTACACAATATATTATGGAGTGCTAAGGGATGATCATAAAGAACCTATGACAGAGGAGTAA
- the LOC138044180 gene encoding gamma-aminobutyric acid receptor subunit beta-2-like produces the protein MVQVEFKVISFGEIKEVNMEYSMDIFFRQWWKDPRMRHNSSTPFNMAYDPTNLIWTPDTYFWNVKNAKYHHVTRENMRVRISSDGEIYFSTRISVVAQCNMDLRLYPMDTQTCELRIESYAHTTADIDYKWRGSDNHGIEIVSSKMAQFDLIRYETFDDASTNSKGSFAKLRAVFQFRRRLDYHISSVYLPEVILVVLSWCTFFITPTAVPARISLSITTILTTILLSSTVNSEIPKVSYLKAIDFFMLTSFGFIFAALVEYIIVLNTSNVFWKKRKKKELILHTSTAEDDLDDIILKLNGSPKKIDPSKLRSRKPTEKKADTPPTDHWVDKTSRVMFPSLFVVFLMVYTIHYKSRMVD, from the exons ATGGTGCAAGTTGAGTTTAAAGTGATTTCATTTGGCGAAATCAAAGAAGTCAACATG GAGTACAGCATGGATATTTTCTTCCGCCAATGGTGGAAAGATCCTCGCATGCGACATAACTCGTCCACACCGTTCAACATGGCCTATGATCCAACGAACCTTATATGGACGCCAGATACTTATTTCTGGAATGTGAAGAATGCGAAGTATCACCACGTGACCCGAGAAAATATGCGTGTAAGAATATCCTCCGATGGAGAGATTTACTTTAGCaccag gataaGTGTCGTTGCTCAGTGTAATATGGATCTACGCCTGTATCCAATGGATACTCAAACCTGTGAGCTGAGGATTGAAAGCT ATGCTCACACCACAGCTGATATCGACTACAAATGGAGAGGTAGTGACAATCATGGGATTGAAATAGTTTCATCAAAAATGGCTCAGTTTGATCTCATTCGGTATGAAACATTCGACGATGCTTCGACAAACAGTAAAG GATCATTTGCGAAGCTCAGAGCAGTGTTTCAATTTCGTCGCCGTCTGGATTATCATATATCATCTGTGTATTTACCGGAAGTTATCCTTGTTGTGTTGTCATGGTGCACGTTCTTTATCACGCCTACAGCTGTTCCAGCGAGAATCTCTCTCAGCATCACAACTATCCTGACAACCATATTACTTTCCAGTACAGTAAACTCAGAAATCCCAAAG GTCAGTTACCTTAAAGCAATTGACTTCTTCATGTTAACATCATTCGGTTTCATATTCGCCGCTTTGGTTGAATACATCATCGTTTTGAACACTTCCAATGTCTTTtggaagaagagaaagaagaaagagcTGATCCTTCACACGTCAACAGCCGAA GACGACCTGGATGAcatcattttgaaattaaatggctCTCCAAAGAAAATCGATCCGAGCAAGCTAAGGTCAAGGAAACCAACAGAGAAGAAAGCCGACACACCGCCCACAGATCATTGGGTTGACAAAACCTCTCGAGTGATGTTTCCTTCGCTGTTTGTTGTCTTTCTTATGGTGTACACCATTCACTACAAGAGCAGAATGGTGGATTGA